The following are encoded together in the Rattus rattus isolate New Zealand chromosome Y, Rrattus_CSIRO_v1, whole genome shotgun sequence genome:
- the LOC116889620 gene encoding igE-binding protein-like has product MALDSAVPAQPLFRKQAVCTCARLCSRKSLPTLGHASEIMAAARICVSPLILAGKRWQGTFGAENPGGYTIARRREVLPVGRESKAAGCWDLKIPEFDSSETDELSSSEEEDLEEEAAHYEEEGYYPDEQQANSLGKQKEVGGGNHAISETISPRAPPPYMERFHSDSFLTKEEQKKIQQAFSVFEIADGGHVHAPVEYVQIKELTKSVRNYGVSANFTIAQIERIASLAMTPGDWQTTVKGALPYMGQYMEGKALWYDASQVQGKVNATAEGDQRNWTVDLLTGQGQYANNQTNYNWGAYTQISVATIKANQEGSFLMSSLFLLTFGGGISYRV; this is encoded by the exons ATGGCGCTGGATTCCGCTGTGCCAGCCCAACCTCTTTTCAGGAAACaagctgtgtgcacatgtgcaagattGTGTTCGCGCAAGTCTTTACCCACCCTGGGGcatgccagtgagatcatgg CTGCAGCAAGGATTTGTGTGTCCCCGCTTATTCTTGCTGGCAAGAGATGGCAAGGGACATTTGGTGCTGAGAACCCGGGAGGCTACACGATTGCCAGGCGCCGAGAAGTCCTCCCTGTGGGGAGAgaatccaaagctgcaggatgcTG GGATTTAAAGATTCCAGAGTTTGATAGCTCAGAGACAGATGAGCTTagctcctctgaggaagaggactTAGAAGAAGAGGCAGCTCACTATGAAGAAGAGGGATACTACCCAGATGAACAACAAGCTAACAGTTTGGGTAAACAAAAGGAAGTGGGAGGTGGAAACCATGCGATTTCCGAGACTATAAGCCCCCGCGCCCCTCCACCTTATATGGAGAGATTtcactcagattccttcctcactaaagaggaacagaaaaagatacagcaGGCATTCTCGGTGTTTGAGATCGCTGATGGAGGCCATGTTCACGCACCAGTAGAATATGTTCAAATTAAGGAACTTACCAAGTCTGTCCGTAACTATGGAGTTAGTGCCAATTTTACTATTGCTCAAATCGAAAGGATTGCCAGTCTGGCCATgactccaggagactggcagacaacAGTGAAGGGTGCACTCCCTTATATGGGACAATATATGGAAGGGAAAGCCTTGTGGTATGACGCCTCTCAGGTGCAGGGCAAAGTCAATGCCACTGCTGAAGGTGATCAAAGAAATTGGACAGTTGATCTGCTAACAGGACAAGGGCAGTATGCCAATAATCAAACAAATTACAACTGGGGAGCATACACTCAAATCTCCGTTGCCACCATTAAGGCCAATCAGGAAGGTTCATTCCttatgtcctccctcttcctgttaacTTTTGGGGGAGGGATATCTTACAGGGTCTAG